The window CAAAACCCGACACCTGTCGCAAATCTCTGCGGACTCAGGAGTTGCGTTGAGGGACATTGTGTTCTTTGACGACGAGCACCGCAACATCCACGACACTCAAAGCATGGGAGTGAAGGCGATCCATGTAACTGCAGGTTTGCAGTGGACAGAATTCACCGAGGCAACGGGTATTCCCGCTTGAGCGTGCCGCCTGTGCGGAGTCTCGTGATGGTCAGGATTCGTTATCCCGGGATTCTTCCTCTTCCGCCGGAGGTGCTGCATCTTCATCAGAGAGTTTGCGCAGTTCTTCAGGTGGCACAGCGGCTACTTTGAGACTGAATTCGCGCTCCTCAGAACCACGCAGTACCTTCACCCGAATGAAACGTCCCACCCGTGCAAAAAAGCGTGCATTTCGCACATCACTTGGAGTCCGGATCTGAAACTCCCCAATTTCCAGCAAGCGGTCACCTGCTGCGATGCCGACATCCTCAGCGGGTCCACCGGGAACCACCTCGTCAACGACTACGCGTGATCCCTGAACCACTTCGGTTGTTTCGCGACCTTCAATTCCGAACCAGCTGTAAACGACTTCCCCGGCAAACATCAGGTCATCCCGGATGCGAAAGAGTGCGCGTGTTGGCAGGATGTAGGAAGAGGGGATATCCAGCAGGGTCAGTACATTCATCCCCACCAGTCTTCCATTTAGGTCGAGCACCGGAGTGCCGCCTTCACCGAGACCAAAAAAAATGTTGGTGCGCAGGTGAGTGGTTTGAAACGCAACGCGATACACGCTGCTTTCGTAGCCAGTTACCATTCCAAAAGAGGGGGTTGGATTAAACTCCAGCGGCAGCGAAATCCCCATCACCATGGAAGCGATGGGAGGCTG is drawn from Puniceicoccaceae bacterium and contains these coding sequences:
- a CDS encoding S1C family serine protease, translated to MTSRFTLRSSWMLLISGWVSCACAQADFQVLQNRLIDIYNEHKNSVVRINALYEREDEEGQQTQDIRVATGFFVSRLGHILTTRSVVYEANQIWIEHDRVAYPAVVLGDDRRNNVALIKAEILPQNFSFIRLDDSNEQPPIASMVMGISLPLEFNPTPSFGMVTGYESSVYRVAFQTTHLRTNIFFGLGEGGTPVLDLNGRLVGMNVLTLLDIPSSYILPTRALFRIRDDLMFAGEVVYSWFGIEGRETTEVVQGSRVVVDEVVPGGPAEDVGIAAGDRLLEIGEFQIRTPSDVRNARFFARVGRFIRVKVLRGSEEREFSLKVAAVPPEELRKLSDEDAAPPAEEEESRDNES